AATAACAAAAATGTACCAAGGTTTATTTTTAGGTTTTTTGCGACTAATGGAAAAATCATAATAAATTTTGAACTTTAAACCTAAATTTTTTAACAAACCTTTAATTTTATCAACATCGAAAATAAAATTATCATACTCAAATTCAATAATATTCCTTTGCGTAGTTTTCTTCTTAAACACAGTCAAAACTTGTTGCACTCTTGCTTTATTAGAACTTAACAAATAAGACATATCTGCCTTAGAAATAAAATACTTTCCAACATCATATTTACGAATTCCAAAGAATTCTTTATGCCAATTATCTATTGTATGTACGCAATCAAAAATAATCAAACCACCAACATTAAGATTATCTAAGTAAGATAAGACCATCTTCTTCAAATCAGTATAACCATTTAAATGACTGATAGAATTAAACATAGTGATTATACAATCAGCATTCTTCTTCATGCAAAGATTCCGCATATCTTGCTTATATGCCTTTAAACCCTTTTTTCTAGCAATTTTTAACATTCCATCATGCAAATCCACGCCTATAACATCAAAACCCTTCTTTTTCAAAAGAATACTATGAGATCCACTACCGCACGCAACATCATATATTAATTTAGTATTTTTGTTGTGCTTTTTTAAAACATCACAAATAAAATCAACTTCTTTTTCATAATTTTTAATAGAGTAAGTCAAATCAA
The sequence above is drawn from the Candidatus Woesearchaeota archaeon genome and encodes:
- a CDS encoding class I SAM-dependent methyltransferase, with the protein product MDMYDKYAYFVDLTYSIKNYEKEVDFICDVLKKHNKNTKLIYDVACGSGSHSILLKKKGFDVIGVDLHDGMLKIARKKGLKAYKQDMRNLCMKKNADCIITMFNSISHLNGYTDLKKMVLSYLDNLNVGGLIIFDCVHTIDNWHKEFFGIRKYDVGKYFISKADMSYLLSSNKARVQQVLTVFKKKTTQRNIIEFEYDNFIFDVDKIKGLLKNLGLKFKIYYDFSISRKKPKNKPWYIFVIQKT